The genomic segment AGCGCGCCCGGAAGGCTTCGAGCTCCGTCACGTCGGCGCGGTCTCCCTGGGTGACGTGAACGACCTGCGACCAGGAGCGGGCGACGTTCTCGGCCGTGGCGACGCGCACGGCGCCGAGCGGCTCCCGGTCGACCGCGCCCCAGCGCGAGAGGTCTGGCAGCGCCGGGCGATCCGGCTCGCGCTCGGCGTCGGACAGCTCGTTGAGCAACCAGCGCACGTGACTTAAGAGATCCTCTTCGGTGATCCGGCCGCCGCCGCCCGTGGCCGCGACCGCGCTCAGGTCGTCGACGCCGAGCTGGCGCGCGAGGCGACGGACGGAGGGAGAGGCGACCGAAGAGCCGGCCTGGGGAGGGGAGGAGAGGCGCTGAGAGGGACGAGAGCTGGAGGGGTGTCCGTCGGATTCATGGTCCCCGTCCGAGTCCGCCTCCGCACCTGCTTCTTCCGCGTCCGCATCCGCTTTCGCATCCGTTTCCGCTCCCGCTCCCGCTCCCGAGTCCGCTCCCGCTTCCGAGTCCGCTCCCGCTTCCGAGTCCGCTTCCGCCCCCGCTCCCGCTCCTGCTTCCGAGTCCGCTCCCGAGTCCGCCTCCGCATCCGCATCCGACTCCGCATCCGAGTCCGCGTCCGAGTCCGCTTCCGCGTCCGCTCCCGAGTCCGCATCCGCGTCCGCTTCCGAGTCCGCTTCCGAGTCCGCTTCCGAGTCCGCATCCGCATCCGCTTCCGAGTCCGCATCCGCGTCCGACTCCGCATCCGCGTCCGAGTCCGCTTCCGCTTCCGAGTGCGCTTCCGAGTTCGCTTCCGCTTCCGAGCCTGCATCCGAGTCCGCTTCGGCATCCGCGTCGCCCAGGACGAGGACCGCGTCGCCCGTGCTCACCTCGTCGCCTTTCGACACGAGGATCTCCTCCACGACGCCGGCTCGGGGAGACGGGAGCTCGGTCGTCGCCTTGTCGGTCTCGAGCTCGAGCAGGGGCTGGTCCGCTTCGACCGCGTCGCCCTTCGAGACCAGCAGGCGCAGCACCACGCCCGCGCTCTTCTGTTCGCCCAGCTCCGGGAGCCTCACCTTCATCGCATCTCCTCTCGCCGCTCAGCGGGTCCTCGGGTCGGCGCGGTCGGGGTCCAGACCGAACGCTTCGATGGCGTCGGCCACGGCGCGCGGCTCGACCTCGCCGCGCTCGGCGAGGGCGGCCAGGGCCGCGATCACCGCGTGCTCTGCGCTCACCTCGAAGTGGTCGCGCAACGCCTCTCGGGTGTCGCTGCGACCGAAGCCGTCGGTGCCGAGCGCGTGCAGCGGGCCGGGGAGCCAACGGGCCAGGGTGTGCGGCAGCGCCTTGACCCAGTCGCTCACCGCGACGAACGGGCGCTCGTGATCGCCGAGCCGCTCGCGCAGGAAAGGCCGCCGCGGCGCGGCGCTCGGGTGGAGGCGGTTCCAGCGCTCGGCCGTGCAGGCGTCGCGGTGCAGGAGCGACCAGCTCGTCACCCCGCAGACCTCCGCCCGGATCCCGTGCTCGCGCTTCAGGAACGCGGCCGCCCGCAGCGCCTCGCGCAGGATCGGGCCAGCGCCGAGCAAGGTGATCTGCGGCGCATCCACCTCCGAGACGCGGTATAGACCTCGCACGATGTCCTGCCGCGCGCCGTCGGGCAGCGCGGGCATCGGGTAGGGCTCGTTCGCGACCGTGAGATAGACGAGCACGTCTTCGCCCTCGACGAGCATGCGGCGCAGACCGTCGACGACGATCGCGGCGAGCTCGTAGCCGTAGGCGACGTCGTAGGCGCGCACGTGAGGGTGCGGATGGGCGAGGAGGTGGCTGTGGCCGTCCTGGTGCTGCAGGCCCTCGCCGTTGAGCGTCGTGCGGCCGCTCGTGGCGCCGATCAGGAAGCCGCGGGCGCGCGTGTCGCCGGCGGCCCAGATCAGGTCGCCCACCCGCTGGAAGCCGAACATCGAGTAGAAGAAGAACATCGGCACCAGGTGGGGGCCGCCGTTCGCGTAGGACGTGCCCGCGGCGATGAGCGAGCTCATCGCGCCCGCCTCGGTGATGCCCTCCTCCAGGATCACGCCGCGCTCGCTCTCGCGGTACGTGAGCAGCACGTCCGCGTCGACCGGCTCGTAGCGCTGTCCGCCCGGCGCGTAGATCCCGACGCGTGGGAAGAGCGCCTCGACCCCGAACGTGCGCGCCTCGTCCGGCACGATCGGCACGACGCGATCGCGCAGCGGATGGTCGGTCAGGAGCGTCGACAGGAGTCGGACCAGCCACGCGGTGGTGGTGACCTCGCGCTCGCTCCCCTCGAAGAAGCGCTCGAGCGGCGCCTCGTCGATCGCGTCGAGCGTCGTCGGGGACGCGCGCCGCAGCGGGCGAGGGCCACCGAGCGCGTCGCGTCGCTCCCGCAGATAGGTGTCGAGCGCCGAACCCTCCGGGGGCCGCACGAAGGGGAGCGCGTCCAGATCCGCGTCGCCCACCGGGACGCCGAGCCGGTCGCGAAACGCGCGCAACGCCTCGCCGTCGAGGGACTGGGTCTTGTGCGCGACGTTGCGCGCCTCACCGGCCTCGCCGAGGAGATGGCCCTTGATGGTCTGGGCGAGGATCACGGTCGGGCGCGTCTCCTCGCGCGCGGCCGCGTCGAACGCGCCATGGAGCGCCGCGCGATCGTGGCCGCCGCGCACCAGCGGTCCGAGGCGCGCCGCGATGCGCTCCAGCCGTGGGTCGCCTCCCGTCAGGTGGGCCCGCAGCGCGTCGTCGCCCTCGGCCGCCAGCCGCTGCCACTCCCCGTCCACCGTGCGGCTCATGACCTCGAGCACGCGGCCGTCGTCGTCCGCCTCGAGGAGCTCGCACACCGCGCGGCCCCAGAGCACCTGGATCACCCGCCAGCCCGCGCCTTCGAAGCGCTGGGCGAGCTCTCCGATCACCTGCCCGTTGCCCCGCACGGGACCGTCGAGGCGCTGGAGGTTGCAGTCGATGACGAACGTGAGGTTGCCGAGCTCGTGGCGCGAAGCGACGCCGAGCGCGCCGAGCGACTCGGGCTCGTCCATCTCTCCGTCCCCGAGGAACGCCCACGTGCGCGGGAGCACGTCCACGAGCCCCCGGTCCCGGGCGTAGCGGTCGAAGCGCGCCTGGTAGATCGCCATGATCGGCGCGAGCCCCATCGACACCGACGGCGTCTCCCAGAACGTGGGCATCAGCCACGGGTGCGGATACGAGCTGAGGCCGTCGGCCGAGACCTCCTGCCGGAAGGCCTCGAGCTGCGCCTCGTCCAGTCGCCGCTCGAGGAACGCGCGCGCGTAGATCCCCGGTGACGCGTGGCCCTGGAGATACAGGCGGTCGGGCCCCTCTTCGTGACCATGGCCGCGGATGAAGTGGTTGAAGGCGACCTCGAGGGCGGTGGCGAAGGACGCGTGGCTCGCGATGTGTCCCCCCGCGCCGGGACGCTTCCGGTTCGCCCGCGCGACGAGCGCCATCGCGTTCCACCGCACGAGGCTCTCGAGCCGCTCCTCGAGCTCCTCGTCCCCGGGATGGCGCTCCGGGTAGGGGAGCGTGTTCACGTACGGATGCCGAACGCGCCGGCGCCGCACGCCTTGGACCGCCGCTCGGCGCTCGAGCTGCTCGAGCAGCTCCGCCGCGGCGTCCGCGCCTTCGCTCGCGATCAGGTCGTCGAGGGCGGCGAGCCAGTCGCGAGCGCGCGCCCGGTACGCCTCGCGGTCCGTGGCGTTCGATGCGCTCATCTCGATCGGGATCTGAACCCGACCGGGACGATCACCAGAGCGGATCTCGTGCGTCCCGATCGGTGCTCGGCTCAGAGCGCGGCGAGGCAGTCGGCCAGGGCCTCCGGATCCACCACGCCCTCTTCGTCGCGCGCCTGCTCGTAGCAAGCGAGCACCGGGCCGCTGGTGTCTTGCTCCGGCCGGGTGGACGGAGACGTCTCCTCGGGGGCGACCTCGCGCACGGCCCGCTCGCGCCGCTCGGCCGCGCTGTCGACCGCGACGAAGCGAGTGTATGGCGTCAAGATGTGATGCGCGAGAGCGAGGTCGGTCACCTGACGCTCGAGCGGCGGGCTCGGCTGGAGCGTCATCGCGGTCATCAGGTCGCCGATCCGGGTCTGGGCCCACATCGAGCCGAGCTCGGGGTGGGTCTCGCCCGCCTCCGGCAAGGCGACCTCGACGCGCTGCACGAAGCGGCGCCCGCCGAGTCGCCCGCGGATGGTGATCACACCCTCGCCCCCCTCGCGGAAGCGGCCGTGCACGATGACGGGGCGGTTGGCGAAGACGTCCGGGACGCGGCGCGGGTAGACGTCCGAGACGGCCAGCTCACCCCAGTCG from the Sandaracinaceae bacterium genome contains:
- the aceE gene encoding pyruvate dehydrogenase (acetyl-transferring), homodimeric type; the encoded protein is MSASNATDREAYRARARDWLAALDDLIASEGADAAAELLEQLERRAAVQGVRRRRVRHPYVNTLPYPERHPGDEELEERLESLVRWNAMALVARANRKRPGAGGHIASHASFATALEVAFNHFIRGHGHEEGPDRLYLQGHASPGIYARAFLERRLDEAQLEAFRQEVSADGLSSYPHPWLMPTFWETPSVSMGLAPIMAIYQARFDRYARDRGLVDVLPRTWAFLGDGEMDEPESLGALGVASRHELGNLTFVIDCNLQRLDGPVRGNGQVIGELAQRFEGAGWRVIQVLWGRAVCELLEADDDGRVLEVMSRTVDGEWQRLAAEGDDALRAHLTGGDPRLERIAARLGPLVRGGHDRAALHGAFDAAAREETRPTVILAQTIKGHLLGEAGEARNVAHKTQSLDGEALRAFRDRLGVPVGDADLDALPFVRPPEGSALDTYLRERRDALGGPRPLRRASPTTLDAIDEAPLERFFEGSEREVTTTAWLVRLLSTLLTDHPLRDRVVPIVPDEARTFGVEALFPRVGIYAPGGQRYEPVDADVLLTYRESERGVILEEGITEAGAMSSLIAAGTSYANGGPHLVPMFFFYSMFGFQRVGDLIWAAGDTRARGFLIGATSGRTTLNGEGLQHQDGHSHLLAHPHPHVRAYDVAYGYELAAIVVDGLRRMLVEGEDVLVYLTVANEPYPMPALPDGARQDIVRGLYRVSEVDAPQITLLGAGPILREALRAAAFLKREHGIRAEVCGVTSWSLLHRDACTAERWNRLHPSAAPRRPFLRERLGDHERPFVAVSDWVKALPHTLARWLPGPLHALGTDGFGRSDTREALRDHFEVSAEHAVIAALAALAERGEVEPRAVADAIEAFGLDPDRADPRTR
- a CDS encoding dihydrolipoamide acetyltransferase family protein; amino-acid sequence: MKVRLPELGEQKSAGVVLRLLVSKGDAVEADQPLLELETDKATTELPSPRAGVVEEILVSKGDEVSTGDAVLVLGDADAEADSDAGSEAEANSEAHSEAEADSDADAESDADADSEADADADSEADSEADSEADADADSGADAEADSDADSDAESDADAEADSGADSEAGAGAGAEADSEAGADSEAGADSGAGAGAETDAKADADAEEAGAEADSDGDHESDGHPSSSRPSQRLSSPPQAGSSVASPSVRRLARQLGVDDLSAVAATGGGGRITEEDLLSHVRWLLNELSDAEREPDRPALPDLSRWGAVDREPLGAVRVATAENVARSWSQVVHVTQGDRADVTELEAFRARWSERHDVALTPTAIVVAVVARALLEFERLNAALDLEAGAIVLRRYVDVAVAVDTERGLLVPVVRGAADLGLAELARTLDRLASRARAGELKPEEMEGAGFTVTNLGGLGTTTFTPIVPWPQVAILGVGRAHKAPVHVDELPPEARRDDGAELVTRTLLPFSLSYDHRAVDGADAARFLRWICRALEQPLTLLE